Proteins encoded together in one Rana temporaria chromosome 6, aRanTem1.1, whole genome shotgun sequence window:
- the TRAP1 gene encoding heat shock protein 75 kDa, mitochondrial: MAAAALLRGNLSRVLRACGRPGALVSARSPGGYIHRCQQSTWHSLSFSRNSLCSLSATAFRRYSTQTVESKEEETQTVESKEEETPVHTIISDTESVQGSASKHEFQAETKKLLDIVARSLYSEKEVFIRELISNASDALEKLRHKCLSQGNGLSEMEIHIQTDSDKGIITIQDTGVGMTQEELVSNLGTIARSGSKAFLETLQNQADSSGNIIGQFGVGFYSAFMVADKVVVYSQSSEPGSAGYCWTSDGSGVFELAEASGVRPGTKVVIHLKDDCKEFATEDRVKEVVTKYSNFVSFPLYLNGKRSNTLQALWMMDPKEIGEFQHEEFYRFIAQAYDKPRYTLHYKTDAPLNIRSIFYVPEMKPSMFDVSRELGSSVALYSRKVLIQTKATDILPKWLRFLRGVVDSEDIPLNLSRELLQESALIRKLRDVLQKRLIKFFLDQCKKDPEKYSKFFEEYGLFIREGIVTTAEQDVKEDIGRLLRFESSALPAGQQTSLTDYCSRMQAGTRNIYYLCAPNRHLAEHSPYFEAMKKKQTEVLYCFEQFDELTLLHLREFDMKKLISVETDIVVDHYKEEKFEDSTEASDKMSEKEAEDLMAWMRNGLGIRVANIKVTPRLDTHPAMITVLEMGAARHFLRTQQLAKTNEERAQLLQPTLEINPGHPLIKKLGQLKDTDVDLAKLLMDQIYENAMIAAGLNDDPRPMVLRLNELLTKALEKH; encoded by the exons GCTATATCCACAGATGCCAACAATCTACCTGGCATTCATTGTCCTTCTCCAGAAACAGTCTTTGTTCCCTCAGTGCCACAGCCTTCCGGAGATACAGCACACAGACTGTAGAGAGCAAGGAGGAGGAAACACAGACTGTAGAGAGCAAGGAGGAGGAAACACCTGTACATACCATCATTTCTGACACTGAGAGCGTTCAAG GTTCTGCCTCTAAACACGAGTTTCAGGCTGAGACTAAGAAACTGTTGGACATTGTTGCACGCTCTTTATACTCTGAAAAAGAG GTCTTCATCCGGGAACTGATCTCAAATGCCAGTGATGCTCTTGAAAAACTCCGTCACAAGTGCCTTTCCCAAGGGAATGGCTTGTCAGAGATGGAGattcacatacagacagacagtgatAAGGGGATCATCACTATCCAG GACACTGGAGTGGGGATGACACAGGAGGAGCTGGTCTCAAACCTGGGAACTATTGCACGTTCTGGATCTAAG GCCTTTTTGGAGACTCTGCAGAATCAGGCTGACAGTTCTGGAAATATTATTGGCCAGTTTGGTGTTGGTTTCTATTCTGCATTTATGGTTGCGGATAAGGTTGTCGTTTACTCGCAGTCTTCAGAGCCTGGAAGTGCTGGGTATTGCTGGACATCCGATGG GTCTGGGGTGTTTGAGCTGGCAGAGGCCAGTGGAGTGAGGCCAGGAACAAAGGTTGTCATCCATCTGAAGGACGACTGTAAGGAGTTTGCCACTGAGGACAGAGTGAAAG AGGTGGTCACAAAATACAGCAACTTTGTCAGCTTCCCCCTTTACCTGAACGGAAAGAGGAGTAATACCTTACAG GCTCTGTGGATGATGGATCCTAAAGAGATTGGAGAGTTTCAGCATGAGGAATTTTACCGTTTTATTGCCCAAGCTTATGACAAGCCACGCTACACGCTCCACTACAAAACAGACGCACCTCTCAACATCCGCAGCATTTTCTATGTACCAGAGATG AAACCTTCCATGTTTGATGTGAGTAGGGAGCTGGGATCCAgcgtggctctgtacagcagaaaaGTCCTCATCCAGACCAAAGCCACAGACATTCTACCCAAGTGGTTGCGCTTCCTACGAG GAGTTGTGGACAGTGAGGATATACCTCTGAATCTGAGCCGGGAGCTGTTGCAGGAGAGTGCTCTCATTAG AAAACTGCGTGACGTGCTACAGAAACGGCTGATCAAATTCTTCCTGGACCAGTGTAAGAAGGACCCTGAAAAATACAGCAAGTTCTTTGAGGAGTATGGGCTGTTTATACGGGAAGGGATTGTTACCACCGCAGAACAGGATGTTAAG GAGGATATTGGCAGGTTGCTACGGTTTGAGTCCTCAGCTCTGCCCGCAGGTCAGCAGACAAGCCTAACTGACTACTGCAGCCGCATGCAAGCGGGAACCCGCAACATCTACTATCTGTGTGCACCCAACCGCCACCTTGCTGAGCACAGTCCCTACTTTGAAGCCATGAAGAAGAAACAGACAGAG GTTTTGTACTGCTTTGAGCAGTTTGATGAACTGACTCTTCTGCATTTGAGAGAGTTTGATATGAAAAAGCTAATTTCAGTGGAGACAGACATTGTGGTGGATCATTATAAGGAGGAAAAGTTTGAGGACAGCACAGAAG CTTCTGACAAAATGTCTGAGAAAGAAGCAGAAGATTTGATGGCTTGGATGAGGAATGGCTTAGGGATACGAGTGGCCAATATTAAG GTTACACCACGTCTTGACACCCACCCGGCTATGATTACTGTACTGGAGATGGGGGCTGCTCGACACTTCCTGCGCACTCAGCAACTAGCTAAAACGAACGAGGAGCGAGCACAGCTTTTGCAGCCTACACTGGAAATAAACCCTGG GCATCCTTTAATTAAGAAGTTGGGACAGCTGAAAGACACAGACGTGGATCTGGCAAAATTACTTATGGATCAG ATCTACGAGAACGCAATGATTGCAGCCGGACTTAATGACGACCCCCGACCCATGGTGTTGCGTCTAAACGAGTTATTAACAAAAGCATTGGAGAAACACTGA